One genomic region from Patescibacteria group bacterium encodes:
- the recJ gene encoding single-stranded-DNA-specific exonuclease RecJ yields the protein MTNKTWKLKEKMPEDFINLLPDFPRPILQLLWNRNLKKREDIFKFLNPSIYSLYHPSLMLNMKEGAEKILGYIKNNQKIAIYGDYDTDGVCSTVILAKTFKLLEFHNFDVYIPNRYKGGYGLTTENVQKIAERGNKLIITIDCGITDVEEIDLAKKLGMDVIVCDHHLPQPQLPKALIIDPCQPEDGYPFKDLVATALSYKLSMLILELEKHPLRSLLARQFLDLVAIATVADVAPLVDENRIFVAEGLRQLVKTQNIGLRKLLEICGLNLKTKLDPYHVGFIIAPRLNAVGRVKHIVDHIGLEETDYSFELLMTENENEAQIFAQKVNDLNLERQNQVQEAYEEALEQLKKEEKLDKILLLGSEKWSKGIVGIVAGKIKDEFYRPVFIYSKGPEISIGSARSINGYNLVELMSRHRDLFIECGGHRIAAGFTIKNENIEKLKKALIEEGQLIPDEYLQPNLIIDAEIGGEEIDEKFLDFFYRFEPYGRDNPEPVFLMKDVIVVDSRLVGSNGNHIKFSIQKDKKIFNVISFNNAEKLKFLTPNKKADILFRLFINEWQGQKYLELELIDLKEK from the coding sequence ATGACTAACAAAACATGGAAATTAAAAGAAAAAATGCCAGAAGATTTTATTAATTTATTGCCGGATTTCCCTCGGCCGATTTTGCAATTATTATGGAATAGAAATTTAAAAAAACGCGAGGATATATTTAAATTTTTGAACCCATCCATTTATTCTTTATACCACCCCTCTTTAATGCTAAATATGAAAGAGGGAGCAGAAAAAATTTTGGGATACATAAAAAATAATCAAAAAATAGCTATTTACGGAGATTATGATACTGATGGAGTTTGTTCAACTGTGATTTTGGCCAAAACCTTTAAATTATTAGAATTTCACAATTTTGATGTATATATCCCCAATCGTTATAAAGGAGGATACGGTTTAACTACTGAAAATGTTCAAAAAATTGCTGAACGCGGCAATAAATTGATTATTACCATTGATTGTGGAATAACTGACGTAGAAGAGATTGATTTGGCTAAAAAATTGGGAATGGATGTTATTGTTTGCGACCATCATTTACCACAGCCCCAATTGCCAAAGGCTTTAATTATTGATCCTTGTCAGCCCGAAGATGGATATCCATTTAAAGATTTAGTTGCTACAGCGTTGAGTTATAAATTATCAATGCTAATTCTAGAATTAGAAAAACATCCACTACGTTCATTATTAGCGCGACAATTTTTAGATTTAGTAGCCATTGCGACCGTTGCTGATGTTGCGCCGCTTGTTGATGAAAATCGTATTTTTGTTGCTGAAGGATTAAGACAATTGGTTAAAACTCAAAATATAGGCTTAAGAAAATTATTAGAAATTTGTGGATTAAATTTAAAGACTAAATTAGATCCATACCATGTCGGTTTTATTATCGCGCCCCGTTTGAATGCCGTTGGGAGAGTCAAGCATATCGTAGACCATATTGGTTTGGAAGAGACAGATTATAGTTTTGAATTATTGATGACAGAAAATGAAAACGAAGCTCAGATTTTTGCTCAAAAAGTTAATGATTTGAATTTAGAACGTCAAAACCAAGTTCAAGAAGCTTATGAAGAGGCATTAGAACAATTAAAAAAAGAAGAAAAACTTGATAAAATTTTGTTGTTGGGTAGTGAAAAATGGTCAAAAGGAATTGTAGGAATAGTAGCTGGTAAAATTAAAGATGAATTTTATCGTCCTGTTTTTATTTATTCCAAAGGACCCGAGATAAGCATCGGTTCAGCCCGCTCGATTAATGGTTATAATCTTGTTGAATTAATGAGCCGCCATCGTGATTTATTTATTGAATGTGGCGGTCATCGAATCGCGGCGGGATTTACGATTAAAAATGAGAATATAGAAAAACTAAAAAAAGCTTTAATAGAAGAAGGTCAATTAATTCCAGATGAATACCTTCAACCAAACTTAATAATAGACGCTGAAATTGGCGGAGAAGAAATCGATGAGAAATTTTTGGATTTTTTCTATCGTTTTGAACCTTATGGTAGGGATAATCCAGAACCCGTTTTTTTAATGAAAGATGTGATAGTTGTTGATTCGCGTTTAGTGGGCAGCAATGGAAATCATATAAAATTTAGTATCCAAAAAGATAAGAAAATTTTTAATGTAATTAGTTTTAATAATGCCGAGAAATTAAAATTTTTAACTCCAAACAAAAAAGCAGACATCCTTTTCCGTCTATTTATTAATGAATGGCAAGGACAAAAATACTTGGAATTAGAACTAATCGATTTAAAGGAGAAATAA
- a CDS encoding ribonuclease HI family protein, translating into MKKIIGEKIIIYTDGGSRGNPGEGAIGVVIEGIGREKKQYSQTIGIVTNNEAEYQAVIFALKKIKQLVGKEKLKNITVEIKLDSELVAKQLRGEYKIEEKNLQLLFMEVWNLRFDIPNVVFKHIPREQNKEADFLVNKSLNEKESTLF; encoded by the coding sequence ATGAAAAAAATAATTGGAGAAAAAATTATTATTTATACTGATGGTGGAAGTCGAGGTAATCCTGGCGAGGGTGCAATTGGAGTAGTGATAGAAGGAATTGGTAGAGAAAAAAAACAATATTCGCAAACGATTGGTATTGTTACCAATAATGAAGCAGAATATCAAGCAGTGATTTTTGCCTTAAAAAAGATAAAGCAATTGGTGGGGAAAGAAAAATTAAAAAATATAACAGTGGAAATTAAATTGGATTCCGAATTAGTAGCTAAACAATTGCGCGGTGAATATAAAATTGAAGAAAAAAATCTACAGTTATTATTTATGGAAGTTTGGAATTTACGATTTGATATTCCCAACGTTGTTTTTAAACATATTCCTCGCGAACAAAATAAAGAGGCAGATTTTCTTGTCAACAAATCTTTAAATGAAAAAGAATCAACGCTTTTCTAA
- a CDS encoding ribonuclease HII, giving the protein MKKNQRFSKKEKIVLAIDEVGRGAIAGPLVLGGFLCCDNKETRNFLRNIKDSKKLTFQQRLTWFKKFKLLKGQFYTVFISNKLIDKKGMGWAIKEGVKQLCEKVKIKPSIVLLDGGLKAPKIYKQRTIIKGDEKNCFISAAAIYAKVKRDLYMIKLEKKFAYRFDNHKGYGTKKHIELIRKNGISDIHRKSFLNNILSKNKD; this is encoded by the coding sequence ATGAAAAAGAATCAACGCTTTTCTAAGAAAGAAAAAATTGTTTTGGCTATTGATGAGGTGGGCAGAGGAGCAATTGCTGGACCTTTGGTTTTGGGAGGTTTTTTATGTTGCGATAATAAAGAAACACGCAATTTTCTGAGAAATATAAAAGATTCCAAAAAATTAACTTTTCAGCAAAGATTAACTTGGTTTAAAAAATTTAAATTATTAAAAGGGCAATTTTATACAGTGTTTATTTCTAATAAATTAATTGATAAAAAAGGAATGGGTTGGGCTATTAAAGAAGGAGTCAAACAATTGTGTGAAAAGGTAAAAATTAAACCATCAATAGTTTTGCTTGATGGGGGATTAAAAGCGCCAAAAATATATAAACAGCGAACTATTATAAAAGGAGACGAAAAAAATTGTTTCATTTCAGCCGCAGCTATTTATGCTAAAGTAAAACGCGATTTATATATGATAAAATTAGAAAAAAAATTTGCGTATCGATTTGATAATCATAAAGGCTATGGGACAAAAAAACATATAGAATTAATAAGAAAAAATGGCATTAGTGATATTCACCGCAAAAGTTTTTTAAATAATATATTGTCAAAAAATAAAGATTGA
- a CDS encoding glycosyltransferase family 2 protein, which translates to MKFSIVVPCYNEEKNISSLLESIKQLEYPQDNFEVIIVDNNCTDKTVEIAKKYQFPKIVKEEKQGLTFARQRGFLSSTGEIILSVDADCRLSKNSLKNMEQYFNNPEIVAVSGPYDYEDMNIFLRKNFLFFQTIFYPIVPKILQFFFRKPAALIIGGNMAIRRKALEKIGGYDTSVKFWGEDILVALKLAKLGKIIFSPKLTILTSGRRFKNDGYFKTITRYFLNYFWIYFFNKPFVKEK; encoded by the coding sequence ATGAAATTTTCTATTGTTGTGCCCTGTTATAACGAAGAAAAAAACATTTCTTCATTATTGGAATCAATTAAACAATTGGAATATCCGCAAGATAATTTTGAGGTAATTATTGTTGATAATAATTGTACCGACAAAACAGTAGAAATAGCAAAGAAATACCAATTTCCTAAAATTGTAAAAGAGGAAAAACAGGGTTTAACTTTTGCTCGTCAGAGAGGATTTTTAAGTTCAACGGGAGAAATAATTCTATCTGTAGATGCTGATTGTCGTTTAAGTAAAAATAGTTTAAAAAATATGGAACAATATTTTAACAACCCAGAGATTGTAGCCGTTTCTGGCCCCTATGATTATGAAGATATGAACATCTTTTTGAGAAAAAATTTTTTATTTTTCCAAACTATTTTTTATCCTATTGTACCAAAAATATTACAATTTTTCTTTAGAAAACCTGCGGCATTAATTATTGGGGGTAATATGGCTATTCGTAGGAAGGCATTGGAGAAAATCGGTGGTTATGATACGAGTGTAAAATTTTGGGGAGAAGATATTTTAGTGGCTTTGAAATTAGCAAAATTAGGCAAAATAATTTTTTCGCCCAAATTAACAATATTAACTTCGGGAAGAAGATTTAAAAACGACGGCTATTTTAAAACAATTACTCGATATTTTTTAAACTATTTCTGGATTTATTTTTTTAATAAACCTTTTGTAAAAGAAAAATAG
- a CDS encoding creatininase family protein, with amino-acid sequence MIYSDLTVEELKNLNKEHLVVLFPMGAIEQHGPHLPLGTDSYIAENIAKKIEQKAPDKIVLLPTLFYGVSGSYAGSLDVDNRIFEELTLGISKSVLNNGFRKIFFLNGHGGNQSYLEDVIASLNIEYPYAATIPLYLSGKRGVQALKKVNFKYWVRHADEIETSLMMAINEKLVQKEKVIDETGLLKTKDYKPLDEGTLKLFLPWEYESVSGVYGEPSKASKEIGEFLLDEAAEEILDIINQFEKITQKIEKIISQQKEENNLNGQNNTSAVN; translated from the coding sequence ATGATATATTCTGATTTAACTGTTGAAGAATTAAAAAATTTAAATAAAGAACATCTAGTTGTTTTATTCCCAATGGGTGCCATTGAACAACATGGTCCGCATTTGCCATTAGGAACTGATAGTTATATTGCAGAAAATATTGCTAAAAAAATTGAACAAAAAGCACCAGATAAAATTGTTTTATTACCCACGCTGTTTTATGGGGTTTCGGGTAGTTATGCCGGCTCTTTGGATGTTGATAATAGAATTTTTGAAGAATTAACGCTGGGCATTAGCAAAAGTGTATTAAACAATGGTTTTCGAAAAATTTTCTTTTTAAATGGCCATGGAGGCAATCAAAGCTATTTAGAAGACGTTATTGCTAGTTTAAATATAGAATACCCATACGCCGCAACAATTCCTCTTTATTTATCGGGCAAAAGAGGTGTTCAGGCTTTAAAAAAGGTTAATTTTAAGTATTGGGTACGTCATGCCGATGAAATAGAAACGTCGTTGATGATGGCGATTAATGAGAAATTGGTACAAAAAGAAAAAGTCATTGATGAAACGGGATTGTTAAAAACTAAAGATTATAAACCATTAGATGAAGGCACTTTAAAACTTTTTTTGCCGTGGGAATATGAATCGGTAAGCGGCGTTTATGGCGAACCATCTAAAGCAAGCAAAGAGATTGGTGAGTTTTTGTTGGACGAAGCAGCAGAAGAAATTTTAGACATTATTAATCAATTTGAAAAAATTACTCAGAAAATTGAAAAAATAATTTCACAGCAGAAAGAAGAGAATAATTTAAATGGTCAAAATAACACCTCCGCAGTTAATTAA
- the rplU gene encoding 50S ribosomal protein L21 — MLAVIETGGKQYLIKEGDKIKIEKLTGNTGDKIVFDKVLLLAAENGKLEIGKPYLEKHSVEAEILKIGRSRKVIVFRYHSKTRYRKKRGHRQWYTEAKITKIK, encoded by the coding sequence ATGTTAGCAGTAATTGAAACAGGAGGAAAACAATATTTAATTAAAGAAGGAGATAAAATTAAAATAGAAAAGTTAACGGGCAATACAGGAGATAAAATTGTTTTTGATAAAGTTCTTTTGTTGGCCGCTGAGAATGGAAAATTAGAAATCGGGAAACCATATTTAGAAAAACATTCGGTTGAGGCGGAAATATTAAAAATAGGACGATCGCGAAAGGTGATTGTTTTTCGCTATCATTCAAAAACACGCTATCGAAAGAAGAGAGGGCATCGACAATGGTATACAGAAGCGAAAATTACAAAGATAAAATAG
- the recR gene encoding recombination mediator RecR yields the protein MLPSTIQKFVELVAKFPSIGKRQAFRLAFYLTRNKEIRQKLLIILAELEKNIKICEQCFLPFEGNGQLCDICTDRNRKKDLICVVEKETDVFSIENTHQFKGVYHILGQLIDPNNLESYQKLHIDKLQKRIQELPNKMAEEIILALNPTTEGDLTAMYLERKLKNLTKKITRIGRGIPTGGEIEFADEETIKNALSNRQ from the coding sequence ATGCTCCCTTCAACCATTCAAAAATTTGTTGAACTTGTTGCAAAATTCCCTTCCATTGGGAAAAGACAAGCATTTCGATTGGCTTTTTATCTTACACGCAATAAAGAAATTAGGCAAAAATTACTAATTATTTTAGCAGAATTAGAAAAGAATATTAAAATTTGCGAACAGTGTTTTTTACCTTTTGAAGGTAATGGACAATTATGTGATATTTGCACTGATAGAAACCGCAAGAAAGATTTGATTTGTGTCGTTGAAAAAGAAACTGATGTATTCTCCATTGAAAACACTCATCAATTCAAAGGCGTCTATCATATTCTCGGTCAACTAATCGATCCTAATAATTTAGAAAGTTACCAGAAATTACATATAGACAAACTCCAAAAACGCATTCAAGAATTGCCAAATAAGATGGCTGAAGAAATTATTTTGGCTCTCAACCCAACGACTGAAGGAGATTTAACTGCTATGTATTTGGAAAGAAAATTAAAAAATTTAACAAAAAAAATTACTCGAATTGGAAGAGGTATTCCCACTGGAGGCGAAATCGAATTTGCCGATGAAGAAACAATTAAAAATGCTTTATCCAACCGCCAGTGA